The genomic segment CAGCCTGTTTGCTTCTATCAGCTCTTTTTCCCTGTCTTTTCTTATATCAATTTCATGCTTGAATTTCAGGGCTGAGTGAACCCTTGCAAGAAGTTCAGCTTCTTTTACAGGTTTTTGAATATAATCCAGGGCACCAGCACTTAATGCCAGCTTAAAAGCACTTAAATCTGTTCTGGCAGATACCATGACAACAGGAATATCTTTTATATGTTTTGTTAATTTAATCTGCCTGCAAGCCTCAATTCCGCTTATCTCAGGCATTTCAACATCCATGAGGATGAGATCGATATCTGGAGAATGATCTGGATCATCTATTTTAAGTATTTTAAATGCTTCATTTGCAGAAGTGGCAGTTAAAAAATTTTTATATCCCACTTTTTTTAAGCGATAGTGCAAAAGTACAACATCACTTGGGGAGTCATCAATAATTAGTATATTCATAAGCTACCTGGATCAAGTGTTTCTTAATTTAAAATTGTATAATTGCAATAAAAAACAAACTTGTTGATATTGCACACAAAAGAACTTCTTAATTATAATAAGCCAATTACTTTTTATATTCAATTTAAATTAATAATAATCAGCTCATATCATGTTAATAATATCTTTTAAACATGATGTTGAAAAAAATAAACCTTATTGAAAATTTATTTTAAATTTTCAATAAGGTTTATTTTTTTGACTATGGTTTGTTGTAAATTCAAATTATTTTTATTTTATGAATATGAAGCAATAAGCTCATAACATTGAATAAGACGATTTCCCAGAATTTCAGCAATTTTTTTATAAAACATACATCCGCATTCAGGATGTTTTTCAAGAAGTTTCCCTAGTTTTTCCCTGTTGATTTTTAGAAGTGTTGTTGGTTCAATACACTCTGCTGAAGCTGAATAGTTACTTCTTCCAACAATGCTTGACCAGCCAAAAGCTTCTCCTGGTTTATTTACCATATAAATCTTATGGCCTGTTTCAAGTATTTTTAATCTAACCCCGCCTTTAAGAAGTGTATAAAAATAAACAGCAGGATCGCCTTCATGAAAAAGGAATTCCCCTTTTTCAAAGGTCTGTTTTTCTGAAATATCCATATAGTCTTTCATGAAAACCATTGTTGTACCGTATAAAATATCTCCCTGGTCAATCATCATGGCGCTTTCTCCTTATGAATATATTGTCAGTTAATAAAACAAATGCAAAGCAGCATTTGCCGGTTAATAATCTTTAATTTGCAAAGATTCGCCAATGGGCAGGCCCATTTCACTTGTTCTAAGTATTCGGCGCAGCAGTTTTCCTGAACGTGTTTTCGGGATTTGATCCAGAAAAGTTATTGAATCCAAAGGGATTTCAGATGAAAGATTGGCTCTGACAAAGGCTTTGATTTCAAGATTCAATCTTGTTGAAGGTGTAAAACCGCTGTTTACAGTAATAAATGCTTTTAAAGAAGCATCTCCAGGGCGTGAAGTTTTTAAAATAACAGCAGCCTCTTTTACTGCCGGATGTCTTAAAATTGCCCGTTCAATTTCATAGGGACCTATTTGTTTTACCCCGACTTTTATAAGATCGTCAATACGGCCCTGATGATAAATATAGCCCTCTGTGTCCTGTATAACCATATCACCGGTAAGAAACCATCCTTTTAATTTAAAATATTTCTGGTATCTTGATTTATTTTTCCAGATACCTGTCATCATTGCAGGCCATCCTGGTTTTAATGCCAGTTCTCCCATTGTAAGAGGAGGCAGGGGATTGCCATTTTCATCTATTACAGAAGCTTCTATACCTGGAACAGGTTTTCCCATAGAACCTGGATGTATATCCATTGAAAGGAAGTTGGCAACACAGATCATTCCTGTTTCAGTCATCCACCAGTTATCATGCGGAGAAATTTTGAAATTTTCTCTGAACCAGTAAATCAGTTCAGGAGACAGGGCATCTCCAACTGATGCTATATGGGATAAGCGGGATAGATCATAACGATGTACCAGATCCCTGCCTGCTTCTTTAAGTCTGTTCATTGTACCCGGGGTAATATACCAGACTGATACCTGGTGGGTTTCAAGGGTTCTATACCAGGAAGATGCGGAAAAAGGGTCTCCCTGCACTACCGAGGCTGCCCCGCACAGCCAGGGTGCAAAAGCACCATAAACAGTTCCAGTTACCCAGGCAGGATAACAGTCTGCCCATAATATTGATTCCTGGTCAAGGTTAAGAACATATTGTGCTGTTATCAGATGTCCGACCATATCATGATGGGCATGAACAACTCCTTTGGGCGGTCCGGTAGAGCCTGATGTAAAGAGAAGATAAAGAGGAGTATCAGCAGAAAGCCACCTGGTGTTAAAATGTCTGGACATATTTTTTATGATTTCTTGAACCAGGATTTCTTCAGAAAATAAACCTGGCAAAGGTCCATGGGTTAAAAAAAGATATTTAACCCTGCTCATTGTTTCACCAGGCAGTTTTTCCTCAAGATCAGGATTGGTCAGTATGCCCCGCGGTGCTGCATTTTCAAGCCGGTCTTCAAGTTCGTCAGTACTCAGGGTTGAAAAAAGGGGACAAAAAAGAACACCCATCCTGGCACAGGCCAGCATGGCAAAATATATTTCAGGACATGGAGGCAGAAATATAAAAAGACGATCTCCGGTTTTAAAGCCATACTGCATCAGGAGATTTGCCCAGGCACAGGAGATATCCTTGATTTCTTTAAAGGTAAATCTATGAATCCTGCCTGCCTTTTCAAAGATCAAGGCATTGGTATCAGCTTTTTCAGTGTTATCAGCCCACCTGTCAATGGCTTCATGTACAATATTTATTCTGCCTGTGTAATACCATGTAAAATTTTTTTCTGCTTCTTTCCAGGAAAATTTTTTATAAACCTCATCATAAGATTTTAGATTGGCATTCCTGTTTTGAGCCTGTATTATTGCATTAATCATACAAGAACAATACCTTTACTGTTTGATGTGTTTATAAGTTTTGTAATATTCAATTTGTCCACACATTATATGGCTTATGGATTTCCCTGGCTTTATGAACCAGTGCTTCTGCCCTGGAAGTATGGGGACAGGCCGTATTTTGTTTAGGGATAAAGTCTAATGCTGCCATGAGTGTTGATTTAACACAGCCAGCCAGGGCCTGGGGATGATAACCTCCTTCAAGTGCCAAAAGAACAGGCAGGTTTCCAGCCTCTTGTCTTAATCCCATGATAAGATTCATAAGCTGAAAAAAAAACTGCTCTGTCATCTTTGATCTTCCTATGGGATCTTTATAATGAGCATCAAAACCAGCACTTATCATAATCAAATCAGGTTTGTACTGCCTGATTACACAGCTAATTGTTTCCTGGTAAATATAATAAAATTCTTTTTCATCCAGATCCCTGGGAACAGGCAGGTTGACAGTATATCCCTTACCCTCCCCGTCTCCTGTTTCTTCCCAGTTTCCTGTGTAAGGATACAGCAGTGTATCATGGGAAGATAAATAAAGCACATTTTTTTGTTTATAAAATATTTCCTGCAGTCCATTGCCGTGATGAATATCCCAGTCTATAATCAGGATACGTTTAAAACCATGACATTTTATGGCATATTGAGCAGTAATGCCCAGGTTGTTAAAAATACAAAATCCTCCTGCCCTGTCAGACAGAGCATGATGCCCCGGGGGACGTACCAGAGAAAAACAAATATCACACTGGCCTGAAATCAAGGAATCCAGCCCTTTTATACATGCACCTGCTGCAACCCATGCAGCAAGGTATGTCATGGCACTGGCCGGGGTATCAGGAGCAAGACTGGTAAAATCATGGTTTGCGGTTCTTAATACCTTTTCAATATAAATTGGTGTATGAACATATTCCAGGTATTCAAGAGGAGCCGGTTCTGCTGTTATATGAATGAGTCTGCCTGGAAAATCTTTTTTAAGCATCCGGTATATTGCTTTAAGCCGTCCAGGATGTTCAGGATGGATATGGCCGGTCTTGTGTTCAAGAAATCTTTTATCTGTAACAATACCTGTTTTTATCATATTGCCTGCTGCCTGTTTCAGATATGGGTCTTATTATAACTTCATTATCATCATTCTTTCTGAAGAAGAACTATAACCTTCACAAAATTCAAACCCAATTTTTCTGTATAATTTCGTAGCCCTGAAGTTATATGCATCTACTGTAAGCCAGATTACCTGCATCCCCAGTTCAGCAGCTTTTTTTATTGCAGCCAGTGTCAGTTCTTTTCCTATTCCCGTACCTCGTGCAGACTGGCTGACAAAAATCAGATATTCTGCATCCTTTTTTTCATAATCTGGTAAAATTACTACATGGCCTGCAACTTTGTCTTTCTGCCATGCAAGTATATTTTCACCATTTTGAACAAGTTTTTTTATCCATCTTGCAGCAACATCTTTGTCTTTAGGCGGCATGCCCTGAAACATTGCTTTAGGCTTAAATGCTTCATACATGGCTTCAAGATATAAATAATCTTTATAAACGTAAGCTCTAATCTCAAAAGGGCTTCCGTTTTTGTCATAATGAATCATGGGTTTGCTCCCAATGATAATGCATTTAAGAAAGGTTATTTTTCCTGGAGACTTATGTGTTCGTTTATTAGATTTTCAATAATATCAGGGTCGGTTATAGTGGAAATATCTCCCAGCTCCTCTGTCTTGTCAGCAGCAATTTTTTCAAGTATATGCCTGATGATCTTGCCGCTTCTTGTTTTGGGAAGCCCGTTGGCCCACTGGATAAAATCAATTGCAGCAATAGGGCCTATTTCAATTTGAATCAGATCAATAAGCTCTTTTTTTAGTTCATCATTTCCACATTTATCTGAATTAAGAGTAACAAAAGCATAAATACCCTGCCCTTTTACCTTATTGGGACATCCTACAACCCCTGCCTCATTTACCAGGGGATGAGAAACCAGGATTGATTCAATCTCGGCAGTACTGAAACGATGGCCTGAAACAGTAACAACCTCGTCTATGCGCCCAATAACCTGGAAAAAGCCATTATCATCTTTCATTGCCCCGTCAGCAGTAAAAAACATGCCTGGTATCTGGCCCAGATATTTGTCTGTAAATCGATCATGGTCATTATAGATAGTTCTTGCCATTCCGGGCCAGGGCTTCTTTATGCAAAGCACCCCTTTTTGATGGGGATACCTGGTTTCTTCCCCTGTATCATCCAGTATAACAGCATCAATACCTAAAAACGGCAAAAGTCCTGGACCTGATTTATCCTGTAATATCCCTGGAATAGATACAAGTACGCTGCCCCCGGTTTCTGTTTGATAATATGTATTCATAATCATGCACCGGCCTTGTCCAGCATGACTTTTGACCCACTGCCATTCTTCAGGATATACTGGTTCACCTCCAAAACATAATAATTTCAAGGATGATTTATCATTTTTTTTAATATGCGAATCTTGGGCTTTGATTAAGGCCCTGATTATTGTAG from the Desulfonema limicola genome contains:
- a CDS encoding histone deacetylase, encoding MIKTGIVTDKRFLEHKTGHIHPEHPGRLKAIYRMLKKDFPGRLIHITAEPAPLEYLEYVHTPIYIEKVLRTANHDFTSLAPDTPASAMTYLAAWVAAGACIKGLDSLISGQCDICFSLVRPPGHHALSDRAGGFCIFNNLGITAQYAIKCHGFKRILIIDWDIHHGNGLQEIFYKQKNVLYLSSHDTLLYPYTGNWEETGDGEGKGYTVNLPVPRDLDEKEFYYIYQETISCVIRQYKPDLIMISAGFDAHYKDPIGRSKMTEQFFFQLMNLIMGLRQEAGNLPVLLALEGGYHPQALAGCVKSTLMAALDFIPKQNTACPHTSRAEALVHKAREIHKPYNVWTN
- a CDS encoding Crp/Fnr family transcriptional regulator, giving the protein MMIDQGDILYGTTMVFMKDYMDISEKQTFEKGEFLFHEGDPAVYFYTLLKGGVRLKILETGHKIYMVNKPGEAFGWSSIVGRSNYSASAECIEPTTLLKINREKLGKLLEKHPECGCMFYKKIAEILGNRLIQCYELIASYS
- a CDS encoding GNAT family N-acetyltransferase; translation: MIHYDKNGSPFEIRAYVYKDYLYLEAMYEAFKPKAMFQGMPPKDKDVAARWIKKLVQNGENILAWQKDKVAGHVVILPDYEKKDAEYLIFVSQSARGTGIGKELTLAAIKKAAELGMQVIWLTVDAYNFRATKLYRKIGFEFCEGYSSSSERMMIMKL
- a CDS encoding AMP-binding protein, translated to MINAIIQAQNRNANLKSYDEVYKKFSWKEAEKNFTWYYTGRINIVHEAIDRWADNTEKADTNALIFEKAGRIHRFTFKEIKDISCAWANLLMQYGFKTGDRLFIFLPPCPEIYFAMLACARMGVLFCPLFSTLSTDELEDRLENAAPRGILTNPDLEEKLPGETMSRVKYLFLTHGPLPGLFSEEILVQEIIKNMSRHFNTRWLSADTPLYLLFTSGSTGPPKGVVHAHHDMVGHLITAQYVLNLDQESILWADCYPAWVTGTVYGAFAPWLCGAASVVQGDPFSASSWYRTLETHQVSVWYITPGTMNRLKEAGRDLVHRYDLSRLSHIASVGDALSPELIYWFRENFKISPHDNWWMTETGMICVANFLSMDIHPGSMGKPVPGIEASVIDENGNPLPPLTMGELALKPGWPAMMTGIWKNKSRYQKYFKLKGWFLTGDMVIQDTEGYIYHQGRIDDLIKVGVKQIGPYEIERAILRHPAVKEAAVILKTSRPGDASLKAFITVNSGFTPSTRLNLEIKAFVRANLSSEIPLDSITFLDQIPKTRSGKLLRRILRTSEMGLPIGESLQIKDY